The Candidatus Zixiibacteriota bacterium region GGCGATATCAATAATAAAAAAGGTAGCGAAAATTCCTCTGGTTGCAGACATCCATTTCGACTACCGTCTTGCCCTAAGAGCACTTGATTCTGGAGTGGATAAGCTGAGGATAAATCCAGGCACGATTGGAGCTCTGTGGAAAGTAAAAGAGGTGGTAAAGGCTTCGAGAGAAAGGAAGATTCCGATCCGAATTGGGGTCAATGCGGCATCTCTTCCTAAATCTATTTTAAGTAAATATGGAAAAGCTACACCTGTTGCTATGATGGAGGCAGCTTTAGAACAGATCAGAATATTAGAGGATTTGGATTATCTGGAGATAGTCGTCTCCCTGAAAGCTTCGGACGTTCTGACGACTATCGAGGCCTATAAGCTTTTCTCAGAAAAAAGAGTCTACCCTTTGCATTTGGGCGTGACGGAAGTTGGAACTCCGAAAGTTGGCTCGATAAAATCTGCTGTTGGAATAGGGACACTTCTTTTCCTGGGATTGGGTGATACCATAAGAGTCTCATTGACTGGCGATTCGGTTGAAGAAGTAAAAGTTGGTTATGAGATTTTGAAATCTTTGAATTTGAGAGAGTATGGTCCAACTTTGATCTCCTGCCCCACCTGCGGAAGGATGGAAATCGATCTGCTGCCAATAGTGAAGCAAGTCGAGAAGAAATTGGCTAAACTAAAAGCACCGATCAAGGTAGCGGTTATGGGATGCGTGGTAAATGGTCCGGGAGAAGCTAAGGAAGCAGATATCGGAGTAGCGGGTGGAAGAGGAGTTGGTTTGATTTTCAGAAAGGGGAAGATTATTAAGAAAGTTAAGGAAAAAGATATTGTGAAGAGTTTGATGAAGGAATTAGAAGGTTTTTTAAAGGGATGAAGAGCATGAATTCGTTAAATGTCATTCTGAGGGAGTCCAAATGGACGACCGAAGAATCTATGGTTTCTGGCGTAAGGCAGATTCTTCGTCCTGCGGACTCAGAATGACAAAAAAATCTATCTTAGTTTCGAGATAGAAGAAAAAGCATCATTACCTATGATGCTCTTCACTCGGTACCCCCACCTTGCCCCCAAGGCGGGTTTGTTTTTCGTAGAGACGCATTCTATGCGTCTCTACCACAAAATCACTTGACAAAACCACCATAAAAGAGTAAAATCTTTTAAGCCCATTTCACAAAAAGGGGAATTGGATGAAGGTTTTAAAGTGGCTTTTTGAACAAGTTTTCCTTCGTTTCATAATAGCCTTTATAGCTGGTGTCATAGCAATTCTAATATTTCTCCCGGAATTTCCTGTTTACTACTGGGCATTCCTTACTGAGATATATACAATATCCATTCTAATTATTTTATTAATCATAGGTTTTGCTTTTTATGGCTTGCATAGAGAGAAGTTAAGTGAAAATAGAGAAAGATTAAAAAAGAGACTGAGAGAAAAAGAAGAAAGATTAAGGAAATTATTAGAAGGTTTTAAACGTAGTTTTCCAGTTTATAAACCTATTTATGATTTGAAAAACTACCCGGAGGCTGAAAAAGAATACAGAACCGTTATTAAGATTAACCCGGTTGATGCAGAGGCACACAGCAATCTGGGCATTCTACTTTATTCTTTGAAAAACTACTCGGAGGCTGAAAAGGAATACAGAACCGCTATTAAGATTAACCCGTATTATGTAGAGGTATACAACAATCTGGGCAATTTACTTTCTGATTTGAAAAACTACCCGGAGGCTGAAAAGGAATATCGAACCGTTATTAAGATTAACCCGGGTCATGCAGACGCACACAACAATCTGGGCATTCTACTTTATGATTTGAAAAACTACCCAGAGGCTGAAAAAGAATATCGAATTGCTGTTAAGATTAACCCGGATTATGTAGAGGCACACAACAATCTGGGCATTCTACTTGCTGATTTGAAGAACTTCCCTGAGGCTGAAAAAGAATATCGAACCGCTATTAAGATTAACCCGGATTATGTAGAGGCACACAATAATCTAGGCGTTCTACTTTATGATTTGAAAAACTACCCAGAGGCTGAAAAAGAATATCGAATTGCTATTAAGATTAACCCGGATCATTCAAAGGCACACTACAATCTGGGCATTCTACTTTATGATTTGAAAAACTACCTGGAGGCTGAAAAAGAATATCGAACCGCTATTAAGATTAACCCGGATGATGCAGAGGTATATGCGAACCTTGGACTTCTTTATATTGAGATGGGTAAAAAAGAGGAGGCAAAAAAGGAATTACAGAAAGCAAAAGAGCTTTTTAAGAAACAGGGCAGAGAGGAGGATGTAATAAAAATAGAGGATATTTTGAAGGATTTGGGATAACAGTAGCCCGCCTTGCCCTCAAGGCGGGATATTTTTTGTAGGGACAGAACATTGTTCTGTCCTAACGCGGAAAAAAGTAGAGACGCATGACTATGCGTCTCTACAAATTCTACAAACTTCCTCGTCCGGCGTGATCTCGGACGCTACGTAACCTCTGTTGGTCTGGAGACCAACAGAGAGCAGTAAATAAGATAATTAATAATGTCATTGCGAGGAGGTCATCTGACCGACGAAGCAATCCGTCTCGTATGAAGTCGAGGGATTGCTTCGTCCCCTACGGGGACTCGCAATGACAATATGAAAATTATTTTATTATCTTCGGCTCGACTAAAATCGATTTCATCTTTTCGACTTTGACCAGGCCGGGTGGAGCATTTTTTGACTTTTTCACATATTTGGCCAAGGTATAAATCACAGTTACTTTTCTGGAAGACTTCGCCTGGCTGTAATAGGCGGCTAACGATGCGGCCTGCTGGATGGCTTTTGGCGTAGGATATTTTTTTCTCTCACCCTTTTTCAAGACCACGTGAGAGCCGGGTACGTTCTGGGCATGAAACCACAGGTCATCCGGTTTGGCTATTTTAAAGGTCAGAAAATCGTTTTCCTTATTGTTTCTCCCCACTAAGATTTTAAACCCATCTGCGGAGATAAATTCGCGAGGGGAATATCTCCCTTTTCTCTTTTCTTTCTTCTTTGGTCTGAGAACTTTCAACAAACCAAGAGAGGTAAGCTCAGATTCGATTTTTTCTAAATTAACCTTCTCTTTTCTCAGCAGGTCAGACTCGATTTTGCTTAAATGCTTTAGCTGGCTTTCAGTCACAGCGATTCTCTGGTTGAGCTTTGTAATTCCGGTCTGGGCTTTCTGGTATTTTTTAAAGTAGGCTTCGGCATTCTTTTTCGGCGATAAAGAAGGGTCGAGTGAAAGTCTTATCTTCTTGTGTTCCTCGGTGGAATAGTCAGTTAACTCGATATATTCGGCACCTCTCTTAATCTCTGATAGATGATTCAGGAGCAAATCTCCATATTTCTTGTAGGCCTGAGCATCCTCCAGAGAAGAAAGCTCTTTTTTCAATTTTTCTTCGGTTTTTTTCAATTTCTCAATTCCGTTTCGAGTCACAGAAATCAGAGTTTGTAGTTTTCTGCCTTCCTGGCTTGCTTCGATCTCCAGAGAAAAAAGTTTCTGTAGTGCCTGGTTTAAATTGTCAAATGAAATCTTTTGCTCTTCAGGAATTGAATTTAAGTCAAACAAGGATATCCCTATAGGTTTTTGTTCGGAATCCAAAATCAGATGTGGAGAGATCTCATTTGCAGGAATCCGGTCAAGTACCGATTTGAAGCCTTTCCAGAGATGCTCCAGAGGCAAAGGTTTTAAAGGGAAAACACCGACTGATTCTTCCACTATTTTCTCAGCCAAAAGCGCGTCTATTCCCATAAAATGTGAGGTCAAAACCTGAAGCAGGTTTTCTTCCGGATGATCCAGGATTATCTTCTTGAACTCCTCCTCTGGAGTTGCATAAGGATTATGTTTTCTGGGCGCGGGAGGCAAAAGATATTTTATCCCTGGCAATATCTGGCGGAATCTGCTCTGGGCAGGTCTTACTCTTCTCAGGGCATCCTGGATCAAGCCGGACTCTCTAAAGGCAAGAATGGCATTGGCATTTCTTCCGGTAAGCTCAAAGTATAGCTCGAATTCGATTTTATCAAATTCCGTATCTTTCTGGCAAGAGAACTTTATCACCCGGTCGAAATCGACCTGCTCGATATTCAAGATGGTTGCGTCCAGAAGTTGTGAAAACAGGGGTGTTATACCCCATTCCAGAAAAGCTTTGGATTCCTCCTCTGTCAAACTGACTATCCGGCACAGTAGAGGGTCGGCTGAAAACAGAATTGCTTTTGATCCTCTCTCTTTGCGAGTCAGAATCACAAGCTCTCTCTGGTCAGGGGAAAGACGGAGCTCCTTGATCTTGAAAGAAATGAAGTTCTCTTTAAGCTCGGGAATTAAGGCACAGATTATGGAAGAATTTATCAGCATAAGCATTAAGAAAGTTCTTCGCAGGAGTAATGTATCAACTATTAGTGAAGTGTCAAGTTTAAAGAACGGTTCCCCTGCAAATGGTAATCCCATCTTCACCCAAGATGGGATTGGTAACACAGTATTAGTAAGTCAGACATTCCTGTGGCTACGAGCCAGCCCGCCCTTCGGGCGCCAGGCTTAGCTCTCTGACCGAACAGACAAGGATGTCTGTTCTACCGGGCCCGACTTGCGGACAAGGCGGGTTTACCGATTTCTCTAGGGCGAGGTAACCTCGCCCCTACTGTAAAAAGAAGAAGTTGACATTAGCTCAAATGGAGTTATATTAAATTTCAAAGACTTAATGCGAAAAGGAGGCATTATGGCTGAGGAAAGAAGTTTGGCAGAGCTGAAAGACAGGGTCAAAAAATTAGGGGAGTATCTTTGACCTGGGTGAGAAGAATAAAAAACTATCCGAACTGGAAAAAGTGACGCACGAGCCTGATTTCTGGAAGGATAATGAGAAAGCCCAGTCGATTTTAAGAGAGATCACCTCCATAAAGAAATGGAATGAGAGATGGGAAAAACTCTCAAAGGATCTGGAAGAGGTACAGGTTTTAGACGAGCTTTCCCTGGAGGATGACACACTTAAGCCAGAGCGCGAAAAAGAGCTAGAAAAATTAGAAGGAGAGATAAAGGATTTCGAGTTCTCAACTATTTTATCTGGAGAGGATGACCCTAAGAATGCGCTTTTGACAATCCATTCAGGCGCAGGAGGAACAGAGTCTCAGGATTGGGCACAGATGCTCCTGCGGATGTATTTAAGATGGATAGAGAGAAAGGGGTTTAAGGGGGATGTCATAGACCTGCAGGCAGGCGAAGAAGCAGGGATAAAAAGTGTCACGGTCGAAGTTAAGGGCGAATACGCTTTCGGTTTTTTAAAGGCGGAAAGCGGGGTTCACCGGTTAGTAAGAATTTCTCCTTTTGATGCCAACAAAAGAAGACATACCTCGTTTGCCTCGGTTTTCATCTATCCGGAAATAGAAGACAATCTCACAGTCGAAATGAAAGAGGACGACCTGCGAATCGATACTTTCAGAGCATCTGGGCACGGCGGACAACACGTGAATAAAACCTCCTCAGCGGTGAGGATAACTCATCTTCCGAGCGGAATCGTGGTGCAATGTCAATCTGAAAGGTCCCAGTTCCAGAACAAAGAAAATGCTATGAAGGTGCTGAAATCGCGCCTGTACCAGTTATATAAGGAAAAAGAGGAAGAGAAACTTGCGGAGATGGAAAAAAAGAAAAAGAAGATCGAATGGGGAAGCCAGATCCGCTCCTATGTTTTTCATCCTTACATCTTGGTCAAGGACCACCGCACTGGCCTGGAGACAGGTAACGGACAGGCAGTTATGGATGGGGAGATAGATGATTTCATCCGGGCATATTTGAGCCAGTCAAAGGAATCAGACAATAAGGTAAAAAGTAATTCCAAGTCAAAAACCAAAGACGAGGTCAAGGGCTAACGCTGGTAAATAGATGGTTAAGATTAATTACATAATCACATTCTTGCTCTTAAGTTGCAGTCTGGGATATTCGGAGCAGAACAAAGTTAAGATAGTTTCGTGCGATGATTATTATTGCACGCAACTGGCAACAGGTGAACAGCATAAGATAGTCAAGCAGGTTGACTGGGGACTTAACAAGTTGACCCTTTCTCCGGATGAAAAATATGTAGCTTACACTACAAGCAACTGGTTGGGGTTTGAGAACGAAGGGAGGGATGTTTTTTACTGTAAAGTGGACGGGAGTGAAAGGATGTTTCTACATAAATTTCAGATTTGTGTACATACCCTGCTATGGGAATCTTCTGATAGTAGAAGCTACATTTTTGTCGTACCTAAAAACTGTGGGATTGGCGGGCAGATCCAGGTGATCGACTGGCAGTCAAAGAATGTGGTTTTTACTTGTGCAGGGGATAGCCTTGGAGAAATTCCAGGAACAGACTGTTATGAGGTATATTACAATGGTAATCCACCTTGGGCGGCAAGACAAAGGATTTGCTTACACGATTTAGAAGCTATAAAAAAACCTGATAGTCTCAATATGAGATTTTTTATTGGTTGGGGAAATTGGGATATATATATCTCCACTCAAAGAGATCAGATTTTGAGATTTAACGAGCTCGCGAAATCGACAAGAGAACAAGAACAATCACTTAGGAATGTTATGTTTAGAGAACAGTTTGCACACTCCAAAATCATCTCTGACGCAAAGGATAATGTCATCGTTTTCTTTAGCAACGACAAAACTTCCGGTTTCTTTGGTGTGGTCGATACTGAGAACAAGAAGTTACTGTTGTTTGATAAATCAAATAGCCTTAGATTTTCGGCCCCTACATGGTCTCCTGACGGTAAGCGATTAGCGGTGTTGAGAACCAGCGATTGGGACAGGTATTTCGATTTTTATGAGATCGATGATAAAGGGGAGATGAATCTGATTAAGACTTACAGGGTCGAGACTGACAGGGCACTTTCTGATTTCAGGTGGTCGGATGATTCAAAGAAGTTTTATTATTCTTATCTTTTTTCCAACTATCAAAAAGTCCAGGTTGAGGTAGAGCTAGAGGATAAATAAGGTTTTAAAGGAGTTATCTTGTGCTCTGCTGGAGCTGTAAAAAAGAGATAGAGGTTCCGCAAAAGATAAGCCGCAAGGATGCCTGCCCTAACTGCGGGGTGGATTTAAAGTGCTGTTATAACTGCCAGCTTTATGACAAGGATGCTTTTCATCAGTGTCACGAGACTGAAGCTGAATGGGTGAGGTATAAGGAGAAAGGTAATTTCTGCGAGTTTTTCGAGCCGGGAACAAGGCCGGTTAAGTCTGCGGACGATGAGCCTCAGACAAAAGAAAACCTGAAGAGGAAGTGGGATTCTCTTTTCAGAGACGAAGGGTGAACATCCTTTAACTGGACAGTCATCTCTCTAAACCAAAGATTAGAAAATACTGACAAACTAACAAACTCTAAACAGTCAAACTTCCAAAAGGAGCGGTATGGATATCATTAAAAGGATCAGGGATAAAGCTAAAGCCAAACACAAAAGGGTGGTTCTGCCAGAGGGGACCGAGGAGCGGATGATTAAAGCCGCAAAGGAGATTGTCTCCGAAAAGATAGCTGAAGTCATGCTGTTAGGGGAGAAGAAAAGAATAGAGGAGTTAAGCAAAGCCTCAGGACTTGACGTGGGACTGGTTAAAGTAGTTGATCCTGTGACTTCTTCAGAATCCGGGGAGTATGCTGCAGAGTATCACCGGCTCAGAGAAAAAAAGGGCATGACCGGGGAGGAAGCCAGGCAGTGCATGCTGAATCCGTTATTCTACGGGGCGATGATGGTGAGGAAAAATGAGGTGGATGGGTTTGTAGCAGGTTCGGTCAATACCACCGGGGACGTTTTAAGAGCAGGATTGCACATAATCGGATTGGCTCCGGGGATAAACGTGGTCTCCAGCTCATTTATAATGGTGGTGCCGGAGTTCTTAGGGGTAAAAGACAAGATCTTCGTATTCGGCGATTGCGCAGTTATGCCTAATCCAGACCCGAAGCAGTTAGCCTCAATTGCTCTGTCCTGCGCCAGAACAATGCGGGAGCTGGTTGGGGATGAGCCAAAAATAGCAATGCTGTCTTTCTCCACCAAAGGGAGTGCTCAGCATGAGATGATCGATAAAGTCTTGGAGGCAACCAAAATCGCCAGAGAACAGGACCCGAATCTGAAAATCGATGGGGAGCTGCAGGTAGATGCAGCTATTATTCCTAAAGTTGCTCAGAAGAAATGCGCGGACAGCATTCTGTGCGGAGAAGCCAATGTCTTGATTTTCCCGGATCTAAATGCGGGGAATATAGCCTATAAGTTAGTCCAGAGATTAGCTAAGGCTGAGGCAATTGGCCCTATCATTCAGGGCTTAGCCAAGCCGGCAAATGACCTATCCAGAGGATGCAGTGTAGATGATATCGTGAATGTGGTGGCGATTGCGATGTGCCTGGCGTAAAAAAAGCAGGTAGCAGGTAGCTCAGGAAAAGCAGGGGCGATCCTTGTGGTCGCCCGATGGGTGGATGGAGAAGGATTTGAAGATAGAATCCCACTTAAGCTCAAGGTAGGTTAGATGTCCACCCTGGAGGTTGAGGAATAAGGTGGTCATTGCGAGTCCGCCAAAGGCGAGACGAAGCAATCCTTATACTTTGCACAGATTGCTTTGTCGTCTCCCGCAAAATGCAGGGAGACTCCTCGCAATGACAGAGCGTGGAAGCGGTAGACCCACCTTGCCCACAAGGTGGGTCTAATTGAGCGAGATTTATGAAGATCAAAACTATTTTCATTGCCGGGATTATCCAGGGGTCTAGAAAGGGAAAGGTTCTGCATAATCAGGATTACAGAAAAGATTTAAAAAGAATCCTGAATAATTATTTTCCTGAAGCCAGAATAATCGACCCGGTTGCGGTACACCCTGAATCGGTCTATTATACTTTTGAGACTGGAAAGAAGGTTTTTCATAATTCGATAAAACAGGCGATTTCCTCCGACTTAGTCATCGCCTACCTGCCGGAAGCCAGCATGGGTACTGCGATCGAGATGTGGGAATGTCACCGGAAAAAAGTCCCGGTCTGGACGATCTCGCCCCTGCGGGAAAACTGGGTGGTAAAATTTCTTTCGAAAAAGGTGTTTTCTTCTTTAAATGATTTTGAAAGTTATTTGAAAAGAATGTAAGGGAAGGCTTTAGCCTTCAAATTTTAGTTAGGGGCACAGCATGCTGTGCCCCTACAGCTTAGCTACATGTTGGCTTTCAATTGTCCGCAGGCGGCCTGGATGTCTTCTCCTTTGCTTCTGCGCAAGGTCACGGCTGGAGCTCTGGGATACAAAATATCCCGGAACTTCATTAGAGTCTCTTCATCCGGCTTTTTATAAGGGTATTCTTTTATTGGATTATAAGGGATGAGGTTTATCTTGCAGGGGATTCCTCGGATGAGCTTTGCCAGCTTCAAAGCCTGTTCCTCAGAGTCATTTACGTCTTTTATCAAAACATATTCAAAGGTTATGCGGGTATCATTTTTTTTAGCATAACATTTCAAAACCTCTAAAACTTCGGATAGAGGATATTTTTTGGTAATGGGCATAAGTTTTCTCCTCAGCTCATCATCCGGGGCATTCAAGGATAGGGCTAATTTTATCTTCAACCCTTCATCAGCCAATTGGCGAATCCCTGGAATGATCCCGGAGGTGGAAACGGTAATCCTTTTAGCGGAAATAGATAGACCGATCTCTGATTGAATAATCCTGATTGCCTTAACGGTATTTTCATAATTTAATAAAGGCTCTCCCATGCCCATTATCACCACATTGGTTATTTTTTCATCTTCGTTCAGGTAAGCCCTGACAGCGATTATCTGGTCAACGATTTCGCCGGCAGAAAGATTTCTTTCAAAACCTGATTTTCCAGTGGCGCAGAAAATACAGCTTAAAGTACAGCCAACCTGGGTGGAGATGCAGACGGTAACCCGGTTTTTTTCCCTCATCAGCACCGTTTCGATTCTTTTGCCATCAAAAAGCTCAAATAGGAATTTTTCCGTCTGGTCGAGCTTAGATACCTGTTTTCTTATCAGCTTAAGCTTTCCGATATAGGCGACTTCTGACAATTTCCGCCTGAGTTCTTTAGACAGGTCAGTCATCTGCTCAAAATCTGTTACCCTTTTGTTATAAATCCACTTGGCTAACTGCTTAGCCTTGTACTTTTTCTCCCTCAGCTTGTCCAGAAAGCTCTCTAACTCTTCTATCCAGAGACCTTTTAAATTGAGTTTTTCCATATTTGGGAAATTTGGAAGCCAACCCATACGGGCAAACCGTAAGTTATTTTCTTGTCATCCTGAGTCCGAAGGATGAAGGATCTAAAGATTCTTCGTCCCCTTCGGGGACTCAGAATGACCACAAGTAACACAATAATCCCGCCTTGCCCTCAAGGCGGGATAAATTATCAGGCACTCCGTCATTTCAAAAATATGACAATTCTTATCAAAAACAAAGAAAAATCTCTTTTTGATTTATGTCCAGCAACTATGTCCTTACTAAAAAAATGCAAAAAATTAAAAAAATAGTTGACAAACAGAGATCGCTTACGTATATATATTCAGATAATTCTGATTAATCAGTATTATCAATGTATGCTGATTATTTAAAACTGAGGAGGTGAGGAGATTGGTGAAAAAAGGTAAAAACAAAGCATGTTGTGAGCCTGTGGATAAAATGGGCTGCTGCCAGGTTGAGTCGTTAATCAGCGTGGATGAGCGTGGGCAGATGGTGCTTCCCAAGGAGATAAGGGACAAGGCAAAGATCAAGCCCGGGGATAAATTTGCAGTGATAAGCTGGAAAAAAGACGGTGAGATCTGCTGTATCTCACTGGTTAGTGCCGGAGAGTTAGGCCAGATGGTAAAAAGTCTGCTCGGACCCATGGCAAAGGAGATACTTCAAAAATAGAAAGACTGGCACGAAAAGGGGATTCTACTTGAATAACCAATAAAAAGAAAGGAGAAAGAAAATGAAACAGGAAAAGATTAAAAAGGCAGTAAGAGAGGGGTATGCAAAAATCGCTAAAAAGGAAGCCTCCTGCTGCTCTCCGGTAAAATCTTGCTGCGGAGGAGATAATCCATCAGAGAGCATAAGCAAGTCTATCGGTTATACTGACGAGGAGCTTAAAGGTGTTCCAGAAGGCGCAAACTTAGGCTTGGGGTGCGGGAATCCGGTTGCCCTGGCATCCCTGAAACAAGGGGAGATCGTGCTTGACCTGGGCTCTGGTCCAGGATTGGATTGTTTCCTGGCGGCTAACAAAGTCGGCAAGACCGGCAAAGTGGTCGGCGTGGATATGACCCCGGAGATGATCGAGAAAGCAAGGGAAAACGCCAGGAAGGGCAAGTACGGAAACGTTGAGTTCAGATTGGGAGAGATCGAAAATCTTCCAGTAGCGGACAACTTCGTAAATGCAGTTATCTCAAACTGCGTGATCAACCTGGTGCCGGACAAAAAAAGGGTCTTCAGGGAGACTTTCAGGGTTTTAAAACCCGGGGGCAGGCTGATGATTTCGGACCTGGTTTTGCTTAAAGAGCTTCCGGATTTCATTAAGAACTCGGTTGAGGCATATATTGGCTGTCTTTCCGGGGCGATAATGAAAGATGATTACCTGAATGCCATAAAAGCAGCAGGTTTCAGGGAAGTCAAAATAATCGATGAGACCTCTTTTCCAATTGAGCTTATGGCTAGTGACTCGACTGCAAAAGCGTTAATCGAAGAGATGAAAATCCCTATGGAAAAGCTGAAAGATGTTGCCCGGTCGGTTGTCAGCATAAAAGTTCAGGGGATAAAACCTGAATAAAAGACTGAGGTTTCAGAAAACCTCCATATCCTGACCCAGGTTGAGGACAACCTGGGTCTACCAGGTATGTTAGGTCAAACATTCCTGTCTGACCTAACAGGCAGGGATGCGTGTTCCACTAATGGTAGTCCCACCTTGTCCTCAAGGTGGGGACTAAAAGCTTCTGTTATTTTGGGTTTGACAGAATCTGAAGTTAAAGTTATGTTAGCGAAGAAGCCGATGAATCGGCTGACTTCAAGATAAAACAGTAGCTGATAAATCAGCTAACTACAAAAGGAGGTCAGAACGAAGATAACATTTTTGGGAGCAGCTAAGTCGGTTACTGGCTCGATGCACATACTGGAGTCGAATGGCAAGAAAATCTTGATCGACTGCGGGCTTTTCCAGGGAAGAAGGGAGGAGTCAAACCAGAGAAACAGGAATCTTCCTTTTGAGCCTGGGGGCATAGAACGGGTGGTGTTAGGGCATGCTCATCTGGACCATTCCGGGAATATTCCCACTCTGGTAAAAAATGGATATCAGAATACAATTTACTCCACCTTTGCCACCAGAGATTTATGCCTGGCAATGCTCAAAGATTCAGCTCACCTGCAGGAAAAAGATGCTGAATATCTGAATAAGAAGAATGAGAAAAGGTCATTCCCAACTGTGACTTCTCTTTATACTGTGGAAGAGGCTGAAAGGTCCTTGGAGCTTTTTAAAGGGGTAGGATATAACAGATCCTTCTATGCGACCTCAAATGTCCGGGTAACTTTTCACGATGCTGGGCATGTGCTGGGTTCTGCGCTCACATTTATGGAAATCTTCGAAAACGGGAGGAAGGTCAGACTGCTATATGCGGTCGACTTAGGCAGAAAAAATCTACCCATATTAAGAGATCCAGTCCAGGTGAAAGATGTAGATTATCTTATACTCGAAAGTACCTACGGGAACCACCTGCATGATGATTTCAGCACCACATCTGATAAATTAGCTTCGGTAATAAATCAAGCCTATCAGAGGGGAGGGAAGATACTGGTCCCGGCATTCGCCTTAGAGAGAACCCAGGAACTAATCTATTTACTGTACCTTCTGGAAAAAGAAGGCAGGATACCAAAATTCCCGGTCTATGTGGACAGCCCTCTGGCGGTCAACATAACTGAAATTTTCAAGCTTCATCCCGAATGTTTTGACAAGGAAACCAAAGCTCTTTTGGAAAAAGAGGAAGACCCGTTCGGTCTAAAACGGATCACTTACATAACTGAATCAGAGGATTCAAAAAAATTGAATAATCTTCAGGAACCCTGTATGATAATCGCGGGCTCAGGGATGTGCGAAGGCGGGAGGATACTGCATCACCTTAAAAATAATATCGAAGATCCAAAAAATACCATCCTGGTCGTGGGTTACATGGCTGAAAATACCTTGGGCAGAAAGATCGCGGAAAAATATCCTAAGGTCAGAATATTCGGTGAAGAATACAGCCTTAAATCCGAGGTTGAGGTACTTCACTCCTTTTCAGCTCATGCGGACAGAAATGAGCTTCTGCAGTATGTGGAGCAAGCGAAAAAAAATCTGAGAGGAATTTTTCTGGTGCACGGTGAGGAAAAAGAAAGCCAAGCCTTAAAAAAATCGATCGAAGGTCTGGGAATTCAAAACGTGACAATACCGGATAGGGGTGAGGAGATAACTCTTTAGCACAAAAGCTCTTGAAAGATGGGATGAAGTTTGGCAGATTCCATGCTCCTTATGGATGTGATCATCCACAAGAGAAAAGCTGGCGAGGATGATAACATCCTCGCCGAGCGAAAATTTTAGGGCTAAAGATATTGACAAATTAAGTCGAAAATAAAAAGGAGGATGGTTTGAAAATCGGGTTTGTGCAGTTTTGTCCGATCTTTGGCAAAAAAGAGGAAAATCTCGAAAGGGTAGAAAAGCTTATCCAGAAAGAAGAAGCAAACCTTCTGGTTCTGCCTGAGCTTTTTAATACCGGGTATATTTTCGCAGATAAAGAAGAGCTGGAGAGCTTAGCAGAGAAGATTCCTGAAGGAGAAACCAGCAGATTCTTACTTGAGCTTTCCAGGCAGAGAAAGATGAGCCTGGTATTCGG contains the following coding sequences:
- a CDS encoding NFACT family protein, with the protein product MLMLINSSIICALIPELKENFISFKIKELRLSPDQRELVILTRKERGSKAILFSADPLLCRIVSLTEEESKAFLEWGITPLFSQLLDATILNIEQVDFDRVIKFSCQKDTEFDKIEFELYFELTGRNANAILAFRESGLIQDALRRVRPAQSRFRQILPGIKYLLPPAPRKHNPYATPEEEFKKIILDHPEENLLQVLTSHFMGIDALLAEKIVEESVGVFPLKPLPLEHLWKGFKSVLDRIPANEISPHLILDSEQKPIGISLFDLNSIPEEQKISFDNLNQALQKLFSLEIEASQEGRKLQTLISVTRNGIEKLKKTEEKLKKELSSLEDAQAYKKYGDLLLNHLSEIKRGAEYIELTDYSTEEHKKIRLSLDPSLSPKKNAEAYFKKYQKAQTGITKLNQRIAVTESQLKHLSKIESDLLRKEKVNLEKIESELTSLGLLKVLRPKKKEKRKGRYSPREFISADGFKILVGRNNKENDFLTFKIAKPDDLWFHAQNVPGSHVVLKKGERKKYPTPKAIQQAASLAAYYSQAKSSRKVTVIYTLAKYVKKSKNAPPGLVKVEKMKSILVEPKIIK
- the prfB gene encoding peptide chain release factor 2 (programmed frameshift), whose amino-acid sequence is MAEERSLAELKDRVKKLGEYLDLGEKNKKLSELEKVTHEPDFWKDNEKAQSILREITSIKKWNERWEKLSKDLEEVQVLDELSLEDDTLKPEREKELEKLEGEIKDFEFSTILSGEDDPKNALLTIHSGAGGTESQDWAQMLLRMYLRWIERKGFKGDVIDLQAGEEAGIKSVTVEVKGEYAFGFLKAESGVHRLVRISPFDANKRRHTSFASVFIYPEIEDNLTVEMKEDDLRIDTFRASGHGGQHVNKTSSAVRITHLPSGIVVQCQSERSQFQNKENAMKVLKSRLYQLYKEKEEEKLAEMEKKKKKIEWGSQIRSYVFHPYILVKDHRTGLETGNGQAVMDGEIDDFIRAYLSQSKESDNKVKSNSKSKTKDEVKG
- a CDS encoding tetratricopeptide repeat protein, translating into MKVLKWLFEQVFLRFIIAFIAGVIAILIFLPEFPVYYWAFLTEIYTISILIILLIIGFAFYGLHREKLSENRERLKKRLREKEERLRKLLEGFKRSFPVYKPIYDLKNYPEAEKEYRTVIKINPVDAEAHSNLGILLYSLKNYSEAEKEYRTAIKINPYYVEVYNNLGNLLSDLKNYPEAEKEYRTVIKINPGHADAHNNLGILLYDLKNYPEAEKEYRIAVKINPDYVEAHNNLGILLADLKNFPEAEKEYRTAIKINPDYVEAHNNLGVLLYDLKNYPEAEKEYRIAIKINPDHSKAHYNLGILLYDLKNYLEAEKEYRTAIKINPDDAEVYANLGLLYIEMGKKEEAKKELQKAKELFKKQGREEDVIKIEDILKDLG
- the ispG gene encoding flavodoxin-dependent (E)-4-hydroxy-3-methylbut-2-enyl-diphosphate synthase, whose product is MLTPRERTRRVYVGKVPIGGGAPISVQSMCSTDTRDVKATLRQIKRLEKAGCEIVRLAVLDQKAGEAISIIKKVAKIPLVADIHFDYRLALRALDSGVDKLRINPGTIGALWKVKEVVKASRERKIPIRIGVNAASLPKSILSKYGKATPVAMMEAALEQIRILEDLDYLEIVVSLKASDVLTTIEAYKLFSEKRVYPLHLGVTEVGTPKVGSIKSAVGIGTLLFLGLGDTIRVSLTGDSVEEVKVGYEILKSLNLREYGPTLISCPTCGRMEIDLLPIVKQVEKKLAKLKAPIKVAVMGCVVNGPGEAKEADIGVAGGRGVGLIFRKGKIIKKVKEKDIVKSLMKELEGFLKG